Genomic DNA from Deltaproteobacteria bacterium CG11_big_fil_rev_8_21_14_0_20_49_13:
AATGGACATTTTAAAGGAGCAGTTCAAGATAGATGTTGCAAGAAGAACGGTGGCAAAATACCGCGAGATGATGAGGATACCTACTTCGTCTCGCAGAAGGAGGAGAGATTAATGGAAACTTCATTCACATTCAGGGATATCGAGGCCACAGAGGGTCTTAAAGAGCACACCCTTTCAAAGTTCACAAAGTTCGACAAGTTTCTTATCAAGCCTATCTCGGCGCACATCATCCTATGTAAGGACGGCTTTCTGCACAAGGCCGAGATAACGATCAACGCCAATGGCAAACGCTATGTGAGCATGGAAGAGACGAACGATATGTATCTTTCTATCGATCAGGCTGTAGAAAAGCTGGTGCATCAGCTACACAAAGATAAGGAAAAGACAAAGGATCGCCACAAGCGTACTTAAAGCAGCTTCAATGACAGAGAAACTCATCATCCTAGGAAGTGGTCCGGCCGGCTACACCGCGGCGATCTACGCGGCTCGCTCGGGGCTTGAGCCCTTGCTCGTTGAAGGGGTTCAGCCAGGCGGCCAGCTCACGATCACAACGGATGTCGATAACTATCCGGGGTTCCCGAAGGGGATACAAGGCCCGGACCTGATGATCGCCATGAGGGAACAGGCAGAGCGTTTCGGCACGAGGATCTCTTCCGGAAATGTGATAAAGGTCGAATTGAAGAAAAGGCCGTTTAAACTCTCTACAGAAGATAAAAGCCACGAATGCGAAACTTTGATCGTTGCGACCGGAGCTACAGCCAGGTGGATAGGCCTGGAATCGGAACAAAAGCTTCGCGGTAAGGGTGTCTCGGCCTGTGCTACCT
This window encodes:
- the raiA gene encoding ribosomal subunit interface protein, encoding METSFTFRDIEATEGLKEHTLSKFTKFDKFLIKPISAHIILCKDGFLHKAEITINANGKRYVSMEETNDMYLSIDQAVEKLVHQLHKDKEKTKDRHKRT